Proteins encoded by one window of Flavobacterium sp. N502540:
- a CDS encoding TerB family tellurite resistance protein yields the protein MSFSDLFDSEFKQRNKGHFSAIVRVALADGIVHPEEKNFLDKLAARLEISETEYEEILNDPLKYPINPPYLHVQRLERLYDLTRMVHVDHHLEDQQEVMLRKLGIALGFTPSNVNYIISKALSLVDKKVDGDTFVYEMQHMHK from the coding sequence ATGTCATTTTCAGATTTATTTGATAGCGAATTCAAACAAAGAAACAAAGGTCACTTTTCTGCTATTGTTCGTGTAGCACTAGCTGATGGAATTGTACATCCTGAAGAAAAAAATTTCTTGGATAAATTGGCTGCACGTTTAGAAATTTCAGAAACTGAATACGAAGAAATTCTTAACGACCCATTAAAATACCCTATCAATCCTCCTTATTTGCACGTACAGCGTTTAGAGCGTTTGTATGATTTAACAAGAATGGTACACGTAGATCACCATCTTGAAGACCAACAAGAAGTGATGTTACGAAAATTAGGTATCGCTTTAGGTTTTACACCAAGCAACGTAAACTATATCATTTCTAAAGCATTATCATTAGTTGACAAAAAAGTAGACGGTGATACTTTTGTTTACGAAATGCAACACATGCATAAATAG
- a CDS encoding deoxycytidylate deaminase has protein sequence MKKKKLNKYDKAYLRIAKEWSLLSYCKRKQVGAIIVKDRMIISDGYNGTPSGFENCCEDEEGLTRWDVLHAEANAILKVARSTQSCEGATLYITLSPCKECSKLIHQSGIKRVVYHDGYRDDSGIQFLIKAGVEVEHIPVLEE, from the coding sequence ATGAAGAAAAAAAAATTAAATAAATACGACAAAGCTTATCTGCGGATTGCCAAAGAATGGAGTTTATTGTCGTATTGCAAACGAAAGCAGGTAGGTGCCATCATTGTGAAAGACCGGATGATTATTTCGGATGGATACAATGGTACCCCGTCTGGTTTTGAAAATTGCTGTGAAGATGAGGAAGGATTAACCCGTTGGGACGTTCTTCATGCCGAGGCAAACGCAATTTTGAAAGTAGCAAGATCAACGCAATCCTGTGAAGGGGCGACTTTGTATATTACACTTTCGCCTTGCAAAGAATGCAGTAAATTAATACATCAGTCGGGTATAAAAAGAGTGGTGTATCATGACGGATATCGGGACGATTCCGGAATTCAGTTTTTAATAAAAGCAGGTGTTGAAGTTGAACATATTCCTGTTTTAGAAGAGTAA
- a CDS encoding GNAT family N-acetyltransferase, translated as MNIRKGNPEDMKSVLGLIRELAIFEKEPNAVVITEADLIRDGFGEKPLFHVFVAEIDTDENHKEIVGIAFYYYRYSTWKGKTIHLEDLVVKEKMRGTGLGSALYAEIIKQGKRDNVLRIDWNVLDWNTPAVKFYENSGAKILEDWRVVQMDETGINSFLEKL; from the coding sequence ATGAATATTAGAAAAGGGAATCCTGAAGACATGAAATCGGTTCTGGGATTAATACGGGAGTTGGCAATATTCGAAAAAGAACCAAATGCCGTAGTGATTACAGAAGCAGATTTAATACGTGACGGTTTTGGTGAAAAACCACTGTTTCATGTGTTTGTTGCAGAAATTGATACTGACGAAAATCATAAAGAAATTGTTGGAATTGCGTTCTACTATTACCGCTACTCTACCTGGAAAGGAAAAACAATACACCTTGAAGATTTGGTCGTTAAAGAAAAGATGAGAGGTACAGGTTTAGGGTCTGCACTTTATGCCGAAATCATAAAACAGGGAAAGCGGGATAATGTACTCAGAATCGATTGGAATGTTTTAGACTGGAATACTCCTGCTGTAAAATTCTACGAGAATTCGGGTGCAAAAATCCTTGAAGACTGGAGAGTTGTTCAAATGGACGAAACAGGAATTAATTCGTTTTTAGAAAAATTATAA
- a CDS encoding nuclear transport factor 2 family protein, which translates to MKIETIVNAEIELLTAMKSADIPALEKMLHDDLLFNLPDGQTITKEFDLNSYRSGKMQIDVLEASDQTINVIDDSAVVAVTILLKGSFNHNSFNGTFRYIRVWKQFDENLKVIAGSCIQLQ; encoded by the coding sequence ATGAAAATAGAAACTATTGTAAATGCTGAGATTGAACTATTAACGGCCATGAAAAGTGCAGATATTCCAGCTTTGGAAAAGATGCTGCATGACGATTTACTTTTTAATTTACCGGACGGACAAACCATTACGAAAGAGTTTGATTTAAATTCGTATCGTTCAGGTAAGATGCAAATAGATGTATTAGAAGCCTCAGATCAGACTATAAACGTAATCGATGACTCTGCTGTAGTTGCGGTAACGATTTTATTAAAAGGGAGCTTTAATCATAATTCCTTTAACGGAACTTTCAGATATATCAGGGTTTGGAAACAGTTTGATGAAAATCTGAAAGTAATTGCCGGCAGCTGTATTCAATTGCAGTAA
- a CDS encoding HupE/UreJ family protein yields MSEFWIYFQIGLKHVLDINAYDHVLFLIALTTPYLFKDWKRILLLVSVFTIGHTLALLLSVYGIIAIKVNTVEFLIPITILITAVFNLLTAGKNSKNDGLNVVFFVTLFFGIIHGLGFSNYFKTILGGSPGSKLLPLGEFALGIEAAQLVVVFVVLILSYIVQTIFRFSKRDWALVMSAFVIGVVIPMIIESPIWNR; encoded by the coding sequence ATGTCAGAATTTTGGATTTATTTTCAAATAGGATTAAAGCATGTTTTAGATATTAACGCTTATGATCACGTTCTTTTTTTAATTGCATTAACAACCCCTTATTTGTTTAAAGACTGGAAACGTATTTTGCTTCTCGTTTCTGTTTTTACAATTGGTCATACACTGGCTTTATTGCTTTCTGTTTACGGAATTATTGCGATAAAAGTAAATACTGTTGAGTTTTTAATCCCCATAACGATTTTAATTACCGCAGTTTTTAATCTTTTAACAGCCGGAAAGAACTCTAAAAATGACGGTTTGAATGTAGTGTTTTTTGTGACCTTATTTTTTGGAATTATACATGGACTTGGATTCTCGAATTATTTCAAAACAATTTTAGGAGGGTCACCTGGTTCAAAATTACTACCTTTAGGAGAATTTGCTTTAGGAATTGAAGCAGCACAACTGGTTGTGGTTTTTGTAGTTTTGATACTATCTTATATTGTGCAGACCATATTTCGTTTTTCAAAACGCGATTGGGCACTTGTAATGTCGGCTTTTGTTATCGGAGTGGTTATTCCCATGATTATTGAAAGCCCAATTTGGAACAGATAA
- a CDS encoding aspartate kinase: protein MRVFKFGGASVKDAEGIKNVYDVLQKVGYEDVILVVSAMGKTTNALEVVIKNYFDKSSELSSSVQEIKKYHNQILLDLFENEEHAVFTAVKALFSELEYFLAHNKSPNYNFVYDQIVSFGELISTTILSHFMNFMGIQTQWLDVRNFIKTNANYRDAEVDWEITQQNISKNVPRKVLNITQGFLGADENNFTTTLGREGSDYTAGIFAYCLNAESVTIWKDVPGVMNADPRYFENASLLNQISYREAIELAFYGATVIHPKTLQPLQKKEIPLYVKSFVNPLLKGTCVSKGVDLEPQYPCFIVKREQLLISLSSIDFSFIMEENISEIFALFHQFKIKVNLIQNSAISFSVCVEDKFGNFNDLNAILSKKFKVEFSENVTLYTIRHFTEQAAQTVEENKAVLLKQVSRETMQIVTKEIN from the coding sequence ATGAGAGTATTTAAATTTGGTGGAGCATCGGTTAAAGATGCCGAAGGAATTAAAAACGTATACGACGTTTTACAAAAAGTAGGTTATGAAGATGTGATTTTAGTAGTTTCCGCAATGGGAAAAACAACAAATGCTCTTGAAGTAGTCATCAAAAATTATTTTGATAAATCATCAGAACTGAGTTCATCCGTACAGGAAATAAAGAAATACCACAATCAAATTTTACTGGATTTGTTTGAGAACGAAGAACATGCTGTTTTTACTGCTGTAAAAGCATTATTCTCTGAATTGGAGTATTTCCTGGCACACAATAAATCTCCAAACTATAATTTTGTTTACGATCAGATTGTGAGCTTTGGAGAATTGATTTCAACGACTATCTTAAGTCATTTTATGAATTTTATGGGCATTCAAACGCAATGGCTTGATGTTCGAAATTTCATCAAAACCAATGCCAACTACCGCGATGCAGAAGTAGATTGGGAGATTACACAACAAAACATCAGTAAAAATGTGCCTCGTAAGGTTCTAAACATTACTCAGGGATTCTTAGGTGCCGATGAGAATAACTTTACTACCACTTTAGGTCGTGAGGGTTCTGACTATACTGCCGGAATTTTCGCCTACTGCCTGAATGCAGAAAGTGTTACAATTTGGAAAGATGTACCGGGAGTTATGAATGCCGATCCGCGTTATTTTGAAAATGCAAGTTTATTAAACCAGATTTCTTATCGTGAAGCGATCGAGCTGGCTTTTTACGGAGCTACTGTAATTCACCCAAAAACATTACAGCCTTTACAGAAAAAGGAAATTCCGTTGTACGTAAAATCTTTTGTTAATCCGCTTTTAAAAGGAACCTGTGTTTCTAAAGGAGTTGATCTGGAGCCCCAATATCCTTGTTTTATCGTAAAAAGAGAACAGCTTTTAATTTCTCTGTCTTCGATTGATTTTTCTTTTATTATGGAAGAGAACATCAGCGAGATTTTTGCTTTATTTCACCAATTTAAAATAAAAGTAAATCTGATTCAGAATTCTGCCATCAGTTTTTCGGTTTGTGTGGAAGATAAATTTGGAAACTTTAATGACCTGAATGCGATTCTTTCGAAAAAGTTCAAAGTAGAATTTAGCGAGAATGTGACTTTGTACACCATTCGTCATTTTACAGAACAAGCGGCACAAACGGTAGAGGAAAACAAAGCCGTTTTATTAAAACAAGTGAGCCGCGAAACGATGCAAATCGTTACTAAAGAGATTAACTAA
- the fbp gene encoding class 1 fructose-bisphosphatase, with amino-acid sequence MEERNKTLGEFIIENQKAFQYSSGELSRIINSIRLAAKVVNYKVNKAGLVDIIGAAGEQNVQGEDQQKLDVYANEVFIQTLINREIVCGIASEENDDFITVQGSDNSHNNKYVILMDPLDGSSNIDVNVSVGTIFSVFRRITPIGTPVTSEDFLQPGVNQVAAGYVIYGTSTMLVYTTGHGVNGFTLNPAIGTFYLSHPNMKFPQNGNIYSVNEGNYVHFPQGVKNYIKYCQREEEDRPYTSRYIGSLVSDFHRNMIKGGIYIYPTSSKAPKGKLRLLYECNPMAFIAEQAGGKATDGFGRIMEIKPTELHQRVPFFCGSYNMVEKAEEFMAETE; translated from the coding sequence ATGGAAGAACGCAATAAAACACTGGGAGAGTTTATTATTGAGAACCAAAAAGCATTTCAATATTCGTCGGGGGAGCTTTCCCGAATCATCAATTCTATACGTTTGGCGGCTAAGGTCGTAAACTATAAAGTAAACAAAGCTGGATTGGTGGATATCATTGGCGCTGCAGGAGAGCAGAATGTTCAGGGTGAAGACCAGCAAAAATTAGATGTATATGCAAACGAAGTATTTATTCAGACGTTAATTAACCGTGAGATTGTCTGTGGTATTGCTTCAGAAGAAAACGACGATTTTATTACTGTTCAGGGGAGCGACAACAGTCATAATAATAAGTACGTGATCTTAATGGATCCGCTGGACGGATCTTCAAATATCGATGTGAATGTATCAGTGGGAACCATTTTTTCGGTTTTCAGAAGAATCACACCTATCGGAACTCCGGTTACAAGCGAGGATTTTTTACAACCGGGAGTCAATCAGGTAGCAGCAGGATATGTAATCTACGGAACATCAACAATGTTGGTATACACAACAGGGCATGGTGTAAACGGATTTACTTTAAACCCTGCGATTGGAACATTCTATCTTTCACATCCTAATATGAAATTTCCACAAAATGGGAATATCTATTCTGTCAATGAAGGAAATTATGTTCACTTTCCACAAGGAGTAAAAAATTATATCAAATATTGTCAGAGAGAAGAAGAAGACAGGCCTTACACTTCAAGATATATCGGAAGTTTAGTTTCCGATTTTCATCGAAATATGATCAAAGGAGGAATTTATATCTATCCAACCAGTTCAAAAGCACCAAAAGGGAAACTGCGTTTGTTGTACGAATGTAATCCTATGGCTTTTATTGCAGAACAGGCAGGTGGAAAAGCAACAGATGGTTTTGGAAGAATTATGGAAATAAAGCCAACTGAATTGCACCAAAGAGTTCCGTTTTTCTGCGGAAGTTACAACATGGTCGAAAAAGCAGAAGAATTTATGGCGGAAACAGAGTAA
- a CDS encoding TonB-dependent receptor domain-containing protein has product MRILRLLCVYCLIIVAVPTQAQTIQQISGKVVDRNNEVMMGTATVLSARDSTVIQQHDFLEGIFQLSDVNQKEIILKLTSVSFKDQFLNVVYKGNARVDLGSITVFEHNNQLSEVVVKSQPTLLKHGANGTVEVQVANTLLSTTSSVTELLGRVPNVIAADGQISVLGKGEAIIYLNGILINNERFAAIPVSQILKIEVVSNPSSKYDAEGKAVINIITKKNIESGMMGTASQQVTVSKFAGTSTNTLFDFNYTKGKFSFITNYGLQLGKGRELLYTTRTRSGTDEYMQSKLTTDWQRQFNNYSNFGFGLQYAFSDKQYITLGYSSNVADLGGAVKSRNAITDNMGKSLYSTNISKNDVLLNQFINLNYNLVTDDQGSLLFVGTQYSNYNGNVNDFIDENGLVDSFVTEKYLKNNVKNTINITSIQTDYAKKIDEDTTLEMGAKFSRAVINSETNFLVSKVKEGDFEVDTGLSSDFKYDEKIGAAYFSYLSALSEKFSYSLGARGEWTNYDLRTNANGNQEFKKSYANFFPNVLLNMNVSDELKAHVSYVSRITRPRYQSLNPFVIYQDPFTTIEGNPNLLPEKVHAFEIGAFYRKFDFKMGYTHKIDPISGAALRGDNPNSYILRSINFDRENTFFASLSRSFRNKIWSSVNTVSVSYSKAVDHKYSYEFGAVKPQLYLYSNNTFAIPNLFKIQLLAWYLGDRSYGLGHDDDRSTVTIGIERNFFDDALRLNFTANDIFHKFRTSGNYNVGQTEIYYHRTYTTNYFRLVATYNFGNSKKQTFRKLKTEEVENNRAR; this is encoded by the coding sequence ATGAGAATCTTAAGGCTGCTATGTGTCTATTGTTTAATTATTGTAGCGGTACCCACCCAAGCACAAACGATACAGCAAATTTCAGGCAAAGTTGTAGATCGTAATAATGAAGTAATGATGGGAACTGCAACAGTTTTATCTGCTCGTGATTCTACAGTGATCCAACAACACGATTTCTTGGAGGGTATTTTTCAATTATCTGATGTGAATCAGAAAGAAATAATACTCAAACTAACGTCTGTATCCTTCAAAGATCAGTTTTTGAATGTTGTTTATAAAGGAAATGCCCGTGTAGATTTAGGTTCAATTACAGTTTTTGAACACAACAATCAATTGAGTGAAGTGGTTGTAAAAAGTCAGCCGACATTGTTAAAACATGGAGCAAACGGAACGGTTGAGGTTCAGGTCGCAAATACATTACTTTCTACCACTAGTTCTGTTACTGAATTATTAGGCAGAGTTCCAAATGTTATTGCAGCTGATGGACAAATTAGTGTGCTTGGAAAAGGTGAAGCAATTATTTATCTCAATGGAATTCTGATTAACAATGAACGATTTGCTGCAATTCCGGTTTCGCAAATTTTGAAGATTGAAGTTGTTTCTAACCCTTCCTCAAAATATGATGCCGAAGGAAAAGCAGTGATCAATATTATTACCAAAAAGAATATTGAAAGCGGAATGATGGGGACAGCAAGCCAACAAGTTACCGTTTCAAAATTTGCCGGAACCAGCACCAATACATTGTTTGATTTTAATTATACAAAAGGCAAATTCTCCTTTATAACCAATTACGGATTACAATTAGGAAAAGGTCGGGAATTATTATATACCACAAGAACAAGATCCGGTACCGACGAGTATATGCAATCAAAACTGACTACAGATTGGCAAAGACAATTTAACAATTATTCCAATTTTGGATTTGGATTACAATATGCCTTCTCGGACAAACAGTACATTACGTTGGGGTATAGCAGTAATGTTGCAGATCTGGGAGGAGCGGTTAAAAGTCGAAATGCAATAACAGATAACATGGGCAAGAGCCTTTACAGTACCAACATTTCTAAAAATGATGTGTTATTAAATCAGTTCATTAATTTAAATTACAATCTGGTAACGGATGATCAGGGTTCGTTATTATTTGTGGGTACCCAATATTCTAACTATAATGGAAATGTTAATGATTTCATTGATGAAAATGGTCTGGTCGATAGCTTTGTGACTGAGAAATATTTAAAGAATAATGTGAAAAACACTATAAATATTACAAGCATTCAGACGGATTATGCTAAAAAGATCGATGAAGATACAACATTAGAAATGGGGGCTAAATTTAGCCGTGCTGTGATTAATTCTGAAACTAATTTTTTGGTATCGAAAGTAAAAGAAGGCGATTTTGAAGTTGACACAGGGCTTTCAAGTGATTTTAAGTACGATGAAAAAATTGGTGCAGCTTATTTTAGCTACCTGTCAGCATTAAGTGAAAAGTTTAGTTATTCGCTTGGCGCCCGAGGGGAGTGGACTAATTATGATTTGCGTACCAATGCTAACGGAAATCAGGAATTTAAAAAAAGTTATGCTAATTTTTTTCCAAACGTTCTGTTGAATATGAATGTTTCGGATGAATTAAAAGCACATGTTTCTTATGTCTCCAGGATAACAAGACCGCGGTATCAGTCTTTAAATCCATTTGTTATTTACCAGGATCCCTTTACGACCATAGAAGGAAATCCTAATTTGTTGCCGGAGAAAGTTCATGCTTTTGAAATTGGCGCATTCTACAGAAAATTCGATTTTAAAATGGGATATACACATAAAATAGATCCTATATCCGGAGCCGCTTTGCGAGGAGATAATCCGAACAGTTATATCTTAAGATCGATAAATTTTGATAGAGAAAATACTTTTTTTGCCTCTCTTTCAAGATCGTTCAGGAATAAAATTTGGAGTTCTGTAAATACGGTAAGTGTCAGTTATAGCAAAGCGGTTGATCATAAATATTCGTACGAATTTGGGGCTGTAAAACCGCAGTTGTATTTGTATTCGAACAATACGTTTGCAATCCCTAATCTGTTCAAAATTCAGTTGCTTGCCTGGTATTTGGGAGACAGAAGTTACGGATTGGGTCATGATGATGATCGGTCAACAGTAACTATTGGGATTGAAAGAAACTTTTTTGATGATGCGCTAAGACTAAATTTTACAGCCAATGACATCTTTCACAAATTTAGAACTTCCGGAAATTATAATGTTGGACAAACCGAAATCTATTATCACAGAACCTATACAACAAACTATTTCAGACTGGTTGCGACCTATAATTTTGGAAATTCAAAGAAACAAACGTTCAGGAAATTAAAAACAGAAGAAGTAGAGAATAACAGAGCAAGATGA
- a CDS encoding FAD-dependent oxidoreductase: MFDVLIIGGGVSGMSCALVLGSAKNKAFVTDKKIGIFTHQKNSSLQEAIFYNAYGITPGKLGSDLLVESTQDLAKTYPHITQIENEKVVKVEGSYQDFIVTTNKNSYKTKSIVIGIGSANTFDIEGLMQYIEPHKKALPEKQRIQLKNDDHKVADGIYVIGTLAGWRSQLAIAAGSGAAVATDILTLWNNGVQTHAHDSIR, translated from the coding sequence ATGTTTGATGTTTTAATTATTGGCGGAGGTGTTTCAGGCATGTCCTGTGCTCTTGTATTGGGATCGGCCAAAAACAAAGCTTTTGTAACCGATAAAAAAATTGGAATTTTTACACATCAAAAAAACTCTTCTCTACAGGAAGCTATTTTTTACAATGCTTACGGCATTACACCCGGCAAACTGGGATCTGACTTGTTAGTAGAAAGCACTCAGGATTTAGCCAAAACTTATCCTCATATCACTCAGATAGAAAACGAGAAGGTAGTTAAAGTTGAAGGCTCCTATCAGGACTTCATCGTAACTACTAACAAAAACTCCTATAAAACAAAAAGTATCGTAATCGGTATTGGTTCTGCAAATACTTTTGACATAGAAGGGCTGATGCAATATATCGAGCCACACAAAAAAGCACTTCCCGAAAAACAACGCATCCAGCTTAAAAATGACGACCACAAGGTTGCCGACGGTATTTACGTTATAGGAACTCTCGCAGGCTGGAGAAGTCAATTAGCGATTGCAGCCGGAAGTGGTGCTGCCGTAGCGACAGACATCTTAACTTTATGGAACAACGGCGTGCAAACTCATGCTCACGACAGTATTCGATAA
- a CDS encoding S41 family peptidase gives MKFNSKYLPLVIGATLALGIVLGSLMNAPADDQLLAKNYSKTKLNKLIDFINNEYVDSINTDSIVNLTVDNILSKLDPHSVYIPPTEQAEVAESMKGDFVGIGINFYMYKDSVAIIKPIENGPSAKAGIKSGDRILFAGKTKLFGRRLSSDILFSKLKGLKGSEIELTVFRRSEQKKLKFKVKRDIIPIKSVDASLLLGNNAGYIKINRFAETTFNEFKSGLDRLKQKGIESLVIDLRDNGGGYMEEAIAIADEFLKDKQLIVFTKNKNGTTEKTYATKAGSFETGKVYVLINENSASASEILAGALQDNDRGTIVGRRSFGKGLVQREMDFNDGSAVRLTVARYYTPTGRSIQKPYKKGNEDYFKESEARIKSGELYAKDSIKVADSLKFKTPKGKIVYGGGGIVPDVFVPIEAEHGNENVAYLMQTGIVGHFVFEELDKNRGVFAGLHFNEFLAKMKSSDLYFKKFKTYVLSAGLDLKFDKTKALVNRYITAEFARQLYGELYYYDVILKEDAMIKAVLKPNK, from the coding sequence ATGAAATTTAATTCAAAATATTTACCACTTGTTATCGGAGCGACCTTAGCTCTGGGTATCGTTCTCGGAAGCCTGATGAATGCTCCCGCGGATGATCAGCTTTTGGCTAAAAATTACTCAAAAACCAAACTGAATAAGCTGATCGATTTTATCAATAATGAATATGTTGACAGTATCAACACCGATTCAATTGTAAATCTTACAGTCGACAATATCTTGTCAAAATTAGATCCGCATTCCGTTTATATTCCGCCAACAGAACAGGCCGAAGTAGCCGAAAGCATGAAAGGAGATTTTGTAGGGATTGGGATTAATTTTTACATGTATAAAGATTCTGTTGCCATTATAAAACCAATTGAAAATGGACCTTCGGCAAAAGCCGGAATAAAGTCCGGGGACCGCATTCTATTTGCCGGAAAAACCAAATTGTTCGGACGCAGATTGTCTTCAGATATTTTGTTTTCTAAATTAAAAGGATTAAAAGGATCTGAGATTGAACTGACTGTTTTTAGAAGATCAGAACAAAAGAAGCTTAAGTTTAAAGTAAAAAGAGATATTATTCCAATCAAAAGCGTTGATGCATCATTGCTGCTGGGGAATAATGCCGGATATATCAAAATCAATCGTTTTGCCGAAACTACTTTTAATGAGTTTAAGAGTGGTCTGGATCGATTGAAGCAAAAAGGAATCGAGTCGCTGGTGATTGACCTTCGTGACAATGGCGGTGGTTATATGGAAGAAGCCATTGCAATTGCAGATGAATTTTTAAAAGACAAACAGCTGATCGTTTTTACTAAAAATAAAAACGGTACAACCGAGAAGACTTATGCAACCAAAGCAGGCAGTTTTGAAACCGGTAAAGTATATGTGCTGATTAATGAAAACAGTGCATCGGCCAGTGAAATTCTGGCAGGAGCATTGCAGGATAACGACCGTGGTACCATTGTAGGGCGACGTTCTTTTGGAAAAGGTCTGGTGCAGCGTGAAATGGATTTCAACGACGGATCGGCAGTGAGACTGACCGTGGCCCGTTATTACACCCCAACCGGAAGATCGATTCAGAAGCCTTATAAAAAAGGGAATGAAGACTATTTTAAGGAATCTGAAGCCCGTATAAAATCAGGCGAACTTTATGCAAAAGACAGTATAAAAGTGGCCGATTCTTTAAAGTTTAAAACGCCAAAAGGTAAAATTGTATATGGCGGTGGCGGAATTGTTCCTGATGTTTTCGTGCCGATAGAGGCCGAGCATGGGAATGAAAATGTGGCCTACCTGATGCAAACCGGAATTGTGGGGCATTTCGTTTTTGAAGAATTGGATAAAAACAGAGGTGTATTTGCCGGACTCCATTTTAACGAGTTTTTGGCAAAGATGAAGAGTTCTGATCTGTATTTTAAAAAGTTCAAAACCTATGTGTTGTCAGCCGGTTTAGATTTGAAATTTGACAAAACCAAAGCATTGGTGAATCGATATATCACCGCTGAGTTTGCCAGACAATTGTATGGCGAATTATATTACTACGATGTTATTTTAAAAGAAGATGCCATGATCAAGGCTGTTTTGAAACCAAACAAGTAA
- a CDS encoding MarC family protein — translation MLEIDFKEIITVGMVLFAVIDIVGSIPIILNLRAKVGHIDSEKASIVAGLIMITFLFVGEGFLHLIGIDVHSFAVAGSFVLFFLALEMILGIRIYRDEEPGSASIVPLAFPLIAGAGTMTTLLSLRSQFHTINIIIAILLNIILVYVVLKSSKKIENLLGENGLGVVRKTFGVILLAIAVKLFAANVKGLFV, via the coding sequence ATGTTAGAAATTGATTTTAAGGAAATTATCACCGTTGGAATGGTACTTTTTGCCGTAATCGATATTGTAGGATCAATTCCGATTATATTAAATTTAAGAGCGAAAGTTGGCCATATAGATTCAGAGAAAGCTTCAATTGTAGCCGGTCTGATTATGATTACTTTTCTTTTTGTCGGAGAAGGTTTTTTGCATCTTATTGGAATTGATGTACATTCTTTTGCTGTTGCGGGTTCATTTGTATTGTTCTTTCTGGCTTTGGAAATGATTTTAGGAATCCGAATTTATCGCGATGAAGAACCGGGATCAGCCTCGATTGTTCCTTTGGCCTTCCCCTTAATTGCAGGCGCCGGTACGATGACTACTTTATTATCATTACGTTCTCAGTTTCATACTATTAACATTATTATTGCCATTTTACTAAATATTATTCTGGTTTACGTTGTTTTGAAATCTTCTAAAAAAATAGAAAATTTATTAGGAGAAAACGGACTTGGCGTAGTTCGCAAGACATTTGGAGTAATCCTTTTAGCAATTGCTGTTAAATTATTTGCTGCTAATGTTAAAGGTTTGTTTGTCTAA